GCGACTCTACATCGTAAGCGGCGGCAAGCGCCGCCAGCTTGGAGGTCAGGCCGACCACGCGGCATTGCGGGCCGGCCTGGCGCTTGAGCGCCGAAATCAGCGCCAGCCCGGCGGAATCCACCTGCGTCACACCAGAAACGTCGATGCGATCAACACCTTTGGCGTCAACGGAAAAGCCCTCCCACAAGGTGTGGGCATTGGCAAAGGTGAGTTCACCGACGAGTTGCATGACGACGGTCTGTGCCCTACTTGTTCTTGGCCTGCAACTGCTTCACCAATGCATCCACGCCCTGGTCGCGCACCACGGTGTTGAATTCCTCGCGGTAGTTGGTGACCAGGCTGACGCCCGCTACGACCACGTCATAGGCGCGCCACTTGCCGTCGGCACCCTTTTCCATCGAGTAGTCGATGGGGATGCCCTGACCGTTGGCCTGGTTAACCACAGTCTTGACGGTGACATCGGTTTCGGTCGGCTGCATGCGCAGCGGACGGTAGTCAATCGTGTTGTTGCGGAAGTTGGCCAGCGCGCCGGAATAGGTGCGCACCAGCAGGGTCTGGAACTCACGGGTCAGTGCGGTCTGCTGCTCCGGTGACGCCTTCGCCCAGTTGCGGCCCATCGCCAATTGCGTCATGCGACCAAAGTTGAAATTGGGCAATAGTTTGGACTCGATCAGGTCCCTGAGCTTGGCGGCATTACCCAGCACACCGGGATCACTCTTGAGAACATTGGTGACGTCGGTGGCGACAGTCTTGACCAGAGCGTCAGGGGCGGTTTCCGCCTGCGCGGTAGCGAAAACGGTGGCTGCGAACAGCGCAAACAGCCATTTCGGGAATTTCATTGCCTGTACTTCCTATTCTTCTTTCGGACGCTTGCCATCGAGCACCAGGCTTTGACGCCGTTGCAGGTAGGCCGAGCGCATGAACGTGTAACGATCCAGTGCCGCCTGATTCATCAGCGCCTCCGCCGGGAACAGGCTGACACGGGTATCGACCACGCGCGCGCCCATCAACGAGTTGCGCACCGGAACGGATGACACCAGCGCCACCGGGTCAATCTTGCCATCGCCATAGCGACCAACCAGATCACGGGCCGACGATGGGCCAAGGAAAGGGATCACGACATAGGGACCAGCACCGATGCCCCAATACCCCAGCGTTTGCCCAAGGTCCTCGTTGCCGCGCTCGATACCCATCGGTGTGGCGAGGTCAAAGATGCCACCGAGGCCAAACGTGGTGTTGATCATCACGCGACCGAGGTCATCGCCCATCTTGGCGCCCTTCAGTTGCAGCGCATCGCTGACGATCGACTGCGCGTCAGAGGCGTTCTGGAACACATTGCTGACGCCCTTCTTCACCGGATTGGGCACGGCGGCGTCATAGCCCTTCGCGATCGGCTTGAACAGATAGTGATCGAAGGTGCTGTTGAACGAGAAAATACCGCGGTTGATCGGCTCCAGCGGGTCGCCGGGCGCGGCGCTGCGGAACGATGCACAGCCGCCGAGTACAAGCGTGGCAACAGCAGTCAGGGTCAGGATCGCGGCAGACTTCATGGTTTGGCTCCGGGCGCTGCGGCGGCAGCCGGCGCAGGCGATGCAGTGGCGGGGGTGGCGGCAGCAGCAGGCGCTGGCGACGGCGCTTCCTGTGCCTTGCTGAACATGAATTGGGAAATCAGTTTTTCGAGCTGCACGGCGGATTGCGTCTTCTTGATCCGCTCCTCGTCCTTGAGCATCACGCTGTCGCCGCCGGCTTCGAGGCCGACAAACTGTTCGCCCAGCAGGCCGGAGGTAAAGATCGCGGCGATGGTGTCGCGCGGGAACTGGTGGTGCGAGTAAATGTGCAGCCGCGCCACGCCTTCAAAGGTCTTGTCGTCGAGACGAATCGACTCCACGCGGCCGACCACCACACCAGCGCTTTTGACCGGCGCGCGGGGCTTGAGGTTACCGATATTGTCGAAACGCGCTTCCACCTGATAGCCGGTGCGCTCTTCGCTCGTTGTCAGCAGATTGCCAACCTTGAGCGCAAGAAAGGCCATCGCGGCGAGCCCGATCGCCACAAAGATGCCAACCCAGAGATCAATGACTTTTCGATTCATGACGTGGTTTGAAGATTAGGCCCGGGCGGTCAATGCGTGCCGCCACGGAACATGAAGATGGTCAGCATGAGATCAAGCGCCAGAATTGCCAGCGCCGATATCACAACGGTGCGCGTGGTGGCCGCCGAGACGCCCTCTGCCGTCGGGTTGGCATCATACCCTTCGAACACGGCGATCAGACTGACCGCCACGGCGAACACCAGGCTCTTGATGACCCCGTTGAAGACATCGTAACGCCAGTCCACGGCCGCCTGCATCTGCCCCCAGAAGGCGCCGCCGTCGATGCCAATCAGGCGCACGCCGACCAGATAGCCGCCATAGATGCCCAGCGCGGAGAACAGCGCTGCCAGCAACGGCAGCGAAATCACGCCCGCCCAGAACCGCGGTGCCACCACGCGGGCGATGGGATCAACCGCCATCACCTCCATGGCCGAGAGCTGCTCGGTGGTTTTCATCAGGCCGATCTCGGCGGTCATCGCGGAGCCGGCGCGGCTGGCGAACAGCAGCGCTGCGACCACCGGCCCCAGCTCGCGCACCAGTGACAGCGCTACCAGCACACCCATCGACTCGGTAGCGCCAAAGCGCACCAGCGTCTCGTAGCCCTGCAGCGCGAGCACCATGCCAATGAACATGCCGCTCATCAGCACGATGATCAGCGACAGCACGCCCGCCTGGTAAATCTCCTTGATCACCAGTTGCGGGCGCACCACCGAGGTGCCGCTCTGGCGCAGGATTGCCGAGAAGAAGCGTGCCGCGAAGCCGAGCCGCTCGACACCACCAATCGTCGCGTGGCCAAGACGCGACAGGATGCGCAGCACGGGCTTCACGCGAAGTCCTCGGCGAGACTCTTGGCCGGATAGTGAAAGCGCACCGGGCCGTCGGGCTCGCCGTCGACGAACTGGCGGACGAACGGATCGGTGCTGGCCTTGATCGACGCCACATCGCCGTGGGCGACGACCTTGCCTTCGGAGATGAAATAGATGTAGTCGACGATCTTCAGCGACTCGGCGACATCGTGCGTCACCAGAATGGAGGTCATGCCAAGCGCGTCGTTCAGGCGGCGGATCAGCTGGCCGACCACCGACAGCGAGATGGGATCGAGGCCGGCGAACGGCTCGTCGTACAGCGCGATCTGCGGGTCAAGCGCGATGGTGCGCGCCAGCGCAACGCGCCGTGCCATGCCGCCGGACAGCTCGCTCGGCTTCAGGTGCGCAGTGCCGCGCAAACCGACGGCATTGAGCTTCATCAGTACCAGATCGCGGATGATTTCGTCCGGCAGGTCAGTGTGCTCGTGCATCGGGAAGGCGACGTTGTCGAACACGGTCATGTCGGTAAACAACGCGCCGAACTGGAACAGCATGCCCAGACGTCGGCGATGAGCGTACATCTCGTCACGCGTCATGGTGGCGACTGATTTGCCGCCAACCAGCACCTCGCCGGCGCCCGCGCGAATCTGCCCGCAAAGCAGCCGCAGCACCGTCGTCTTGCCGCAACCAGAGCCGCCCATGACGGCGACCAGCTTGCCACGCGGCACGGTCAGGGTGACGCCGGACAGAATTTGCCGGTCTTTGGTGTAGCCGAAACTGACGTCTTTGAGTTCGACCAGCGCGTCGCCGGCAGCGCACGGCGACGATGGCGCAGGCGCGCCAGCAGCCGCCCCGACGGGAGCGGCGGAAGCGGCAGGCGCAGCGATGGAAAGGGAGGCGTCGGCCACAGTCATTGGATCGATTGTATCGGGCTTACGGGCGTTTCGTTGCACTGCACAGTTGCATCAACTTTTGTGTCAAAACGCCATTTATCAAGGGCTTCGAGCCTTTTTTCTGAATAGTCGACTTTTTGCAATTTTTGCCTTGGAGCCCTATTCAGTCGTCATTTCATTGAAAAGCTGCTAGCCGAACTTCATGGATTCGGCCAGCGCGTAGAGCGTCTCGCGATCCTCGCCGCTGAGCTTGGCAGCCACTTTGGCTGCGCGGGCAGGCGGCAGCTCCGGGAGCAGTGCCTTGAGCAGGGTGCGGCCGTTGATGGCCGATGCTCGCGCGGCCTGATCGGCGCCGGCTACCACGACGACGAATTCCCCACGCAAGCGTTCGGCGTTGCTGACCAGCCAGTCACCGATTTCGCCCGCGCTCAATGCCGACACGGTCTCGAACTTCTTGGTCAGCTCCCGGGCAATGACGACGCGACGCTCGGGCGGCAAGCCGCCCGCCAGCGCCAGCAGCGTCTTGTCGATCCGGTGCGGCGATTCGAAGAAGACGCTGGTTTCCACCCGCGCAGCGATGGCTTCGACGAACGTGGTCAGCTCGCCTTTTGCGGTCGGCGCAAAGCCAAGGAAGGTAAACGCCGTCGATTCAAACCCCGCCACCGACAGCGCAGCGGTCACGGCACTCACGCCCGGAATCGGAATTGTCGGAAACCCCGCAGCGCGGACCGCCGCCACCAGTCGCGCGCCAGGGTCCGAAATCGCCGGCGTGCCAGCGTCGCTGACATACGCCACCGCGTCGCCGGCGGCGATGCGGGAAACCACGCCAGACGAGGCTTCCCGCTCGTTGTGCTCACGCACGGAGACGAGCATCGGCGGCGCGATATCGAGCAGGCGCAGCAGCTCGCGCGTCATCCGTGTGTCCTCGCAGGCAATGCAGGCAGCGCCCGCCAGCACCTGTTTGCCACGCAGCGTGATGTCACCGAGGTTCCCGAGCGGCGTCGCCACTACATACAATCCCGCCTGCAAGGGCTCCTGTGTGGGCCTGTCTGGCCTACCCTGCCCGTTTTGCATCTGCGTCACGCGCTGCGCTCCTCTCATCACTCTGATCAATGGCTGCCCGAAATTACCCGCTGACACCGCTGGCAACCCGCCCATCCGGCGCTGGCCGAAGGCATCTGCTGCGTGGTGTGGCATGGCTTGGCGCAGCGCTGGCAACCCTGGCGGTGGCGCAACCCGCCACGACACCTGCCGCAACACCGACGGCACCGGCCACCACGCCCGCCGCGACGCGCCCCGGCCCTGCACCAGCCGCCCGGCCAGAAGCATCCATTTTGGCGCAACCGCCGGCCAAAGACCCCACAGCGCCGGCTGCCGCCGGCTCCGATAGCGCGGCGGCGACAACGCAGCCGGGGAATGCCTTGCGTGTGGTGCTGCTGTTGCCGACCGAGCAGGCGTTGTTGCGTCGTGCCGCTGGCAGTGTGCGTGATGGCGCGATGGCCGTGTTCGGCGGCCACAAGCAGGATGTCGTGGTCATTGACTGTGCCTATCCGGTGGACGGCGTGGTCGCGACTTACAGTCGCTGCGTCGATGACTCGGTGGACTGGGTCATTGGCCCGCTGAGTCGCGCCGACGTCACCGCACTGGCGGCGGCGAAGCTGCCCGTGGTGCGCCCGACCCTGATGCTGTCGCCGCTGGGCGCATCCCCACCAACTCCATTGGCAGTGCTAGCGCCGGATCTTGAATCGGAAGCAGAGGCCATCACGCAGCAGGCGGGCGAGGACGCTTGCCGCAAACCGCTGGTGGTGGAAGCCGCCGGCCCGATCGCCAACCGGGTTGCGGTGGCGATGTACGCGGCGTGGCGCGAGCGCAATGCCATTGCCATTCAACAGACCCGACTGGGTAGTCGCGAGAGCTGGCGCCGGGCGGCGGATGGCTGGCGGCAGGAGCACGTTGACTGCGTCCTCTTTGCCGGTGGCGGCGCAGTACTGACCGAGCTGCGACCCTATTTGCGCAATATCGCCGTATATGCCACCAGCGCGGCTTATGAAACCTCGCTGGAGCGCACAGTCGACTGGACCGGCGTGCGCATCGCCGACGCACCGTGGCTGATTGATGCTGAACGCGCCGAATTCGCCGGATTTGCACCGGCACCAACTCAGACCGGAACCCCCGACGCCGCAGCTGTTTCGCCGACACTGGCGCGGCTCTATGCCCTCGGTGTTGACGCTGCGCGACTGACGCTTGTGGCCGGACGTGAAGCGCTGCCGACCGCCTTCGACGGTGCCATCGGCCGTCTGACACTGCGGGACTCGCAATACCGCCGCACGCCGATGGTTGGCGAATTCCGCGAACGCAGTCTGGTCAGGATCGGGCCCTGACTTGGCTGGCGCCTTGCCCGACGCAACACGCAGCGACATCGGCGAGCGTTTCGAGCGCGACGCCGAAGCATTTCTCATGCAGCACGGATTGATTCCGGTCGAACGCAACTGGCGTTGCCGCATGGGTGAGATTGATCTGATCATGCGTGACGGCGAGACGCTGGTCTTCGTTGAGGTCCGCAAGCGCGACAGCCAGCGTTTTGGCGGCGCCGCCGGCAGCATCGGACGACAAAAGCGCGAACGACTGGAGCGCGCCATCGGCCTCTACCTGAGCGGCTTGAACCGTACGCCGCCCTGCCGCGTTGACGCGGTGCTGTTCGACGCTACCCGTCGTGCAGAATGGCTTAAGAATGTTTTTGGAGATTGACGGCGATGACAGCACCGGGGGAACCTGCGACCGAGAGCGGCGATCCTGCGCGCGCTGCGGGCGTTACTGTGATCGCACAGCATTTCCACGACGCCGCAGAGGCGGCCGCGACCGCCGGCCGCGCGACGGCGCACAGCATTGCCGCCGCCGCGCAGGCCATTGTGCAGGCCTTCATGGACAACCACCGCGTGTTTGCTTGTGGCAATGGTGGCTCGGCCTCCGATGCCGAGCATCTGGTGGCCGAACTGGTGGGACGACTGGAGCAGGAACGGCCGGGCCTGCCGGCCATCGCGCTGTCGGCCAACAGCAGTACCGTCACCGCCATTGGCAATGACTACGGTTTTAGCGACGTGTTCTCACGGCAAGTGCGGGCGCTGGGCGGCGCCGGCGACGTGCTGATTGCGTTTTCGGCCAGCGGCAACTCGGGCAATGTGATCGCCGCCATCACGGCGTCACATGAACGCGAGATGCTGGTGATTGCATTCACCGGCGAAGACGGCGGCCGGCTGCGGGAACATCTGGGCGCGAACGACCATCTCATCAACGTACCCGCTACCCGCATAATGCGCGTACAGGAACTGCACCGCGTCGGCATTCATGCGCTGTGTGATGTCATTGATCGAATCTTGCTTGGAGGCTTGTGATGAGTCAGCGTGTGAATTCCCCGGTTACCACCCGTACCCTGATGCTGGTCAGCGTGGCTGCAGTAACGGCGGTAACACTGTTGTCGGGCTGTGCGCCCCTGGTCATCGGTGGCGCCGCCACGGCGGTGATGATGGCCGAAGACCGGCGGAGTTCGGGTGTTTTTGTCGATGACGAGAACATCGAGAATCGCGCGCTGCTGAAGGTAAAGACGCGCTACAACAATCAGGTGCACGTCAACATCACCAGCTACAACCGGCACGTGCTGATCAGCGGTGAAGCAGCGAGCGAGGCGGTGAAAAAGGGCGTCGAGGAGGAAGTCGCGACCGTTGCCGGTATCAAGCGCATCTTCAACGAGATGGCCGTTGGTCCGCAGGCCGGTGTGATGGCGGTCAGCAATGACACCCGCCTGACCACCATCGTCAAGACGCGATTCCTCGAAGCCAATCGCTTCCAGCCCAATCACGTCAAGGTGGTCACCGAAGCCGGCGTGGTCTATCTGATGGGCATCGTCAAGCGCAGCGAAGCGGACGCGGCCGCGCAACTGGCCAGTACGACGGCCGGCGTCAGCCGGGTGGTGCGCCTGTTCGAGTACCTCGACTAAAATCAGAAGATTGCCGCACAGGGGGTGCGGCCGCCAGCCGCACTGCAGTTGCGGCAATCATCGCCCGCGCGACGCGATCAGTTGTCTTCCGGTCGCCAGCGCTTTGTTCCGGAACCACCGCCATGAACCCAGTCACTGTAGATCGCGAAGTCGATGCGCGCGGGCTCAACTGCCCGCTGCCGATCCTGCGCACCAAGAAGGCTCTCAACGACATGCTGAGCGGACAAGTGCTGAAGGTGGTGGCGACCGACCCTGCGTCGCAACGCGACTTTCAGGCATTCTCCCGGCAGACCGGAAATACGCTG
This is a stretch of genomic DNA from Casimicrobium huifangae. It encodes these proteins:
- a CDS encoding STAS domain-containing protein, with protein sequence MQLVGELTFANAHTLWEGFSVDAKGVDRIDVSGVTQVDSAGLALISALKRQAGPQCRVVGLTSKLAALAAAYDVESLF
- a CDS encoding MlaC/ttg2D family ABC transporter substrate-binding protein, with the protein product MKFPKWLFALFAATVFATAQAETAPDALVKTVATDVTNVLKSDPGVLGNAAKLRDLIESKLLPNFNFGRMTQLAMGRNWAKASPEQQTALTREFQTLLVRTYSGALANFRNNTIDYRPLRMQPTETDVTVKTVVNQANGQGIPIDYSMEKGADGKWRAYDVVVAGVSLVTNYREEFNTVVRDQGVDALVKQLQAKNK
- a CDS encoding VacJ family lipoprotein; amino-acid sequence: MKSAAILTLTAVATLVLGGCASFRSAAPGDPLEPINRGIFSFNSTFDHYLFKPIAKGYDAAVPNPVKKGVSNVFQNASDAQSIVSDALQLKGAKMGDDLGRVMINTTFGLGGIFDLATPMGIERGNEDLGQTLGYWGIGAGPYVVIPFLGPSSARDLVGRYGDGKIDPVALVSSVPVRNSLMGARVVDTRVSLFPAEALMNQAALDRYTFMRSAYLQRRQSLVLDGKRPKEE
- the mlaD gene encoding outer membrane lipid asymmetry maintenance protein MlaD, whose translation is MNRKVIDLWVGIFVAIGLAAMAFLALKVGNLLTTSEERTGYQVEARFDNIGNLKPRAPVKSAGVVVGRVESIRLDDKTFEGVARLHIYSHHQFPRDTIAAIFTSGLLGEQFVGLEAGGDSVMLKDEERIKKTQSAVQLEKLISQFMFSKAQEAPSPAPAAAATPATASPAPAAAAAPGAKP
- the mlaE gene encoding lipid asymmetry maintenance ABC transporter permease subunit MlaE, whose protein sequence is MLRILSRLGHATIGGVERLGFAARFFSAILRQSGTSVVRPQLVIKEIYQAGVLSLIIVLMSGMFIGMVLALQGYETLVRFGATESMGVLVALSLVRELGPVVAALLFASRAGSAMTAEIGLMKTTEQLSAMEVMAVDPIARVVAPRFWAGVISLPLLAALFSALGIYGGYLVGVRLIGIDGGAFWGQMQAAVDWRYDVFNGVIKSLVFAVAVSLIAVFEGYDANPTAEGVSAATTRTVVISALAILALDLMLTIFMFRGGTH
- a CDS encoding ABC transporter ATP-binding protein, translating into MTVADASLSIAAPAASAAPVGAAAGAPAPSSPCAAGDALVELKDVSFGYTKDRQILSGVTLTVPRGKLVAVMGGSGCGKTTVLRLLCGQIRAGAGEVLVGGKSVATMTRDEMYAHRRRLGMLFQFGALFTDMTVFDNVAFPMHEHTDLPDEIIRDLVLMKLNAVGLRGTAHLKPSELSGGMARRVALARTIALDPQIALYDEPFAGLDPISLSVVGQLIRRLNDALGMTSILVTHDVAESLKIVDYIYFISEGKVVAHGDVASIKASTDPFVRQFVDGEPDGPVRFHYPAKSLAEDFA
- the rsmI gene encoding 16S rRNA (cytidine(1402)-2'-O)-methyltransferase, which translates into the protein MATPLGNLGDITLRGKQVLAGAACIACEDTRMTRELLRLLDIAPPMLVSVREHNEREASSGVVSRIAAGDAVAYVSDAGTPAISDPGARLVAAVRAAGFPTIPIPGVSAVTAALSVAGFESTAFTFLGFAPTAKGELTTFVEAIAARVETSVFFESPHRIDKTLLALAGGLPPERRVVIARELTKKFETVSALSAGEIGDWLVSNAERLRGEFVVVVAGADQAARASAINGRTLLKALLPELPPARAAKVAAKLSGEDRETLYALAESMKFG
- a CDS encoding penicillin-binding protein activator, whose product is MAARNYPLTPLATRPSGAGRRHLLRGVAWLGAALATLAVAQPATTPAATPTAPATTPAATRPGPAPAARPEASILAQPPAKDPTAPAAAGSDSAAATTQPGNALRVVLLLPTEQALLRRAAGSVRDGAMAVFGGHKQDVVVIDCAYPVDGVVATYSRCVDDSVDWVIGPLSRADVTALAAAKLPVVRPTLMLSPLGASPPTPLAVLAPDLESEAEAITQQAGEDACRKPLVVEAAGPIANRVAVAMYAAWRERNAIAIQQTRLGSRESWRRAADGWRQEHVDCVLFAGGGAVLTELRPYLRNIAVYATSAAYETSLERTVDWTGVRIADAPWLIDAERAEFAGFAPAPTQTGTPDAAAVSPTLARLYALGVDAARLTLVAGREALPTAFDGAIGRLTLRDSQYRRTPMVGEFRERSLVRIGP
- a CDS encoding YraN family protein, which produces MAGALPDATRSDIGERFERDAEAFLMQHGLIPVERNWRCRMGEIDLIMRDGETLVFVEVRKRDSQRFGGAAGSIGRQKRERLERAIGLYLSGLNRTPPCRVDAVLFDATRRAEWLKNVFGD
- a CDS encoding SIS domain-containing protein, yielding MTAPGEPATESGDPARAAGVTVIAQHFHDAAEAAATAGRATAHSIAAAAQAIVQAFMDNHRVFACGNGGSASDAEHLVAELVGRLEQERPGLPAIALSANSSTVTAIGNDYGFSDVFSRQVRALGGAGDVLIAFSASGNSGNVIAAITASHEREMLVIAFTGEDGGRLREHLGANDHLINVPATRIMRVQELHRVGIHALCDVIDRILLGGL
- a CDS encoding BON domain-containing protein, which codes for MNSPVTTRTLMLVSVAAVTAVTLLSGCAPLVIGGAATAVMMAEDRRSSGVFVDDENIENRALLKVKTRYNNQVHVNITSYNRHVLISGEAASEAVKKGVEEEVATVAGIKRIFNEMAVGPQAGVMAVSNDTRLTTIVKTRFLEANRFQPNHVKVVTEAGVVYLMGIVKRSEADAAAQLASTTAGVSRVVRLFEYLD
- a CDS encoding sulfurtransferase TusA family protein, which gives rise to MNPVTVDREVDARGLNCPLPILRTKKALNDMLSGQVLKVVATDPASQRDFQAFSRQTGNTLVDQSAANGEFVFLLRRK